From Aptenodytes patagonicus chromosome 1, bAptPat1.pri.cur, whole genome shotgun sequence, one genomic window encodes:
- the NINJ2 gene encoding ninjurin-2, translated as MASEGESINLQGVNPQLRINGPMNINHYATKKSVAESMLDVALFMANVTQLKAVLEQGPSFQYYATLIVLISISLFFQVMIGILLIITARLNLNDVAKQPRLNILNNAATALIFITVILNIFITAFGVQKTGLYPTRNFRPY; from the exons GGTGTGAATCCTCAGCTCCGGATTAACGGGCCAATGAACATCAACCACTATGCAACAAAGAAGAGCGTGGCAGAGAGCATGCTGGACGTGGCGCTGTTCATGGCGAACGTCACACAGCTCAAAGCGGTGCTGGAGCAGGGGCCTTCCTTCCAGTACTACGCCACCCTCATCGTGCTCATCAGCATCTCCCTCTTCTTCCAGGTGATGATTGGGATTCTCCTCATCATCACCG CTCGTTTGAACCTGAACGATGTTGCAAAGCAACCCCGCCTGAATATACTCAACAATGCTGCCACAGCTCTCATCTTCATCACAGTCATCCTCAACATCTTCATCACAGCCTTTGGGGTGCAGAAGACTGGCCTCTACCCTACCAGGAATTTTCGACCTTATTAA